The region TACCGTCATGCCCTCGGGCACGGGGAGACGTCGCAGCGCCTTGGACGCCGTCTGCTCGCGCCTCAGGCGGACCAGCGTGTCCAGGCTCAGGACCTGAGCACCGGGTCCTGTCGCCGACGTACTCCTCACAGCCTTCCCCGATCCCGGCTTCGCCCGATCGGGGGGACCCCCATGGTCCGCGTCCCCCAGGAGGTTTCCCTCCTCCAGGACCCTTCCGTCCTCCAGGACCCTTCCGTCCTCCAGGAGTCTTCCGTTCCCCAGGACGCTTCCGTCCCGGTGCCCCGGCCGTCGGCCGGTGGCTTCCTCGCGCCCCATCCGAGGTCGGAGCGGGCCGCTGCGGCACCCGTGGCGTCGGCGGCCGGGGAGCGCGGGAGATCCGCCCAGACCAGCAGCCCCGGCGCGGTGTCCTGGGCGCCCCAGGACCGGCACACGGCCGTGACGAGCAGCAGCCCCCTGCCGTGTTCCTCCTCGGGACGCTGCGGCGAGGGGTGCGGCTCATCAGGAGCGCATCCCTCGTCACGTACGGCTATCCGCACCAGGTCGTCCCCGTCGTGCAGCTCGCACACCACACGCGCGCTCGCGCTGTGCACGATGGCGTTGGTGACCAGCTCGGAGACGACGAGGACCGCCGTGTCACAGGTGTCGTCGGACACGTCCCAGCCGGAGAGCCGGGCGCGCGTCAGGTGCCGGGCCTGAGCCACGGAACCCGGGTGTGCGGCCAGCTCGAAGCGAAACCGGCGCGCGGCGGCGGCGCCAGGGCGCACCCCTGCGGCGGCACGCAGACCGGAGCGGTCCTCGGCGGCGTCTGTTCCTAAGGGCGCGGACGGAATCACGCTTGCCACTATCTCCCCGCCGTGAACACTTGGCAAGTGTCACTCTGAAAATTGCAGAGTGCCGTGTGACTCTGAGAAAGGCCGTGGCACACTGCTGGCAACAGCACGCCGAGCGGCGCCAGTTGGGATCGTCGAAGAAGTCGAAGAAGACTAAGAGGACGAACAGGACCCCGAACGGCGCCGTCCGGTCTGCCATGACGCAGTACCTGTTCAGAACCGTTCAGAACGGTGTCCGACCGTTCACGACGGCATCCGACCGTCGCGACGGCGTCTGTTCGGGACTCAGTGGAGGTGGGACGTGAGCGAACCGCGGTCCGCGCCGACGGTCGGCCAGGTCGTCCTCGGCCGGCGCCTGCTGGACCTACGGGAACGCGTGGGTCTCAAACGTGAGGAGGCGGCGCGCATCCTGCGTGTCGCGCCCGCCACGGTCCGCCGGATGGAGATGGCCGAAGTCGCCCTCAAAATCCCGTACCTCCAGCTCCTGCTGAAGTCGTACGGGGTGTCGGACGAGGAGGCCGAGGCCTTCGTCCAACTGGCCGAGGAGGCCAACCGGCCCGGCTGGTGGCAGCGCTTCCACGACATCCTGCCGGGCTGGTTCTCGATGTACGTCAGCCTGGAGGGCGCCGCCACCCTCATCCGTTCGTACGAACCCCACTTCGTGCCCGGAATCCTGCAGACCGAGGAGTACGCCCGTGGCGTCCTGAAGTCGGGCGCCATCGGCCAGACCAGACCCGAGGACATCGAGCGCCATGTGGCGCTGCGCATGCAACGCCAGAATCTGCTCACTCGTGAAGGCGCACCCCGGATCTGGGCCGTGATGGACGAGACGGCCCTGCGCCGCCCCGTCGGCGGTCCCGAGGTGATGCGCGCCCAGATCGACAAGCTGATCGAGGCCACGAAGCTGCCCAACGTGACGCTCCAGGTCGTCCCGTTCTCCACGGGGCCGCACCCCGGCACGTACGGGCCCTTCGTGCTGTTTCGCTTTGCCATGCCGGAGCTCCCGGACATGGTCTACAGCGAGTACCTGACCGGCGCCGTCTATCTGGACGAGCGTTCCGAGGTGGCGACCCACCTCGAGGTCATGGACCGCATGGCGGCTCAGGCCGCCACGGCACATCGCACGAAGGAGATCCTCCGGGATTTCCGCAAGGAGCTGTGAATGGACAACATCAAGCAGCGGATACGCAATGAGCGGATCCGCGACGAGCGGATCTACAACGGGATGCCCGCCCGTGAACTGGGCAGCGAGGGCTGGCACAAGCCGTGGAGCGGCGGCAACGGCGGCAACTGCCTGGAGGCGATGAAGCTCGCGGACGGGCGTATCGCCGTCCGCCAGTCGGCGGATCCGGACGGGCCCGCGCTCATCTACACACCCGGTGAGATGACCGCGTTCATCCAAGGCGCCAAGGAGGGGGTGGCGGACTTCCTTCTTTCCTGAACTCTCTTGAAATTGGTGCTGAATAAATTGGTGCTGAATTGATTAATTGCAGCGGTAGAAGACCGAGACCGTAGGGCCACGACAACAAACGCTTTACGCAACAACCGATTTGCGCGACAAACGCTTTACCTGGCGGGGCGTCGGCCAAGAGGGTGTCTAAGGACCCGGCGGCAGCGCCCCGCACAACGCCTCCAACGCCGCCCCGTACGCATGCTCCGAGGGCGTCGCGTAACCCACCACCAGCCCGTCCGGCGCGGACATCGTCGCCTCCGGATGCCGGAACCCGGCGAGCCCGTCGAGCGCGACACCCTGCCAGGTCGCGGCCTTGACGGCCGACCGCTCGGTGCCGGGCGGCAGCCGCAGCACCGCGTGCAGCCCGGCCGCGATCCCCGTCACCTCGATGTGCGGCGCCCGCTCCACGAGGGCCGCGACGAGCCGGTCACGCCGCCCGCGGTACCGCTGCCGCATCCGGCGGACATGACGGTCGTACGACCCGGAGGCGAGGAAGTCCGCGAGCGTCAGCTGCTCCAGGACGCTCGCCCACGCCTCCCGTTCGCCTTTGACGGCGAGGACGGCGTCGACGTACCGCCGCGGCAGGACCATCCAGCCGAGCCGCAGCGCGGGCGACAGACTCTTGCTCACCGAGCCGATGTGGATGACCCGCTCGGGGTCCAGTCCCTGCACGGCGCCGACGGGCTTGCGGTCGTAGCGGAACTCGCCGTCGTAGTCGTCCTCCAGAATCACGCCGCCACGCGCGCGTGCCCAGTCGACGGCGGCGGCCCGCCGCTCCGGGTGCAGCGGGCCACCGGTCGGGAACTGGTGCGCGGGCGTGAGAAGGACCGCCCGCTCCCGGCCCAACTCGCCCACCTGGGCGCCGTCCTCGTCCAGCGGCAGCGGCACGGTCCGGACCGACGCGGCGGCCAGCAGCTCGCGGTGGAAGCCGAGGCCGTACGACTCGACCGCCAGCGGTCCGCGCAACACGCCCGGGAAGAGCAGCCGCAGGGCGTGCGCGAAGCCCGAACAGATCACGATCCGTCCCGGCTCGGTGCGCACGCCACGCGCGCGTGCCAGGTACTCGGCGAGGGCCTCGCGCAGTTCGACGCGGCCCGCGGGATCGCCGGGCCCGAAGGCCGAGTTGGGCGCCTGCTGGAGCGTCCGACGGTACGAGGCGAGCCATGCGGCGCGCGGGAACGACGAGGCGTCAGGTGTCCCCTGCCGCAGATCGTGTCGGGGCCCACGCGCGCGTGGAGGTGCCTTTTTCGGCACGCGCTCCGGGGCACCCAGTGGTGCGGCGCGCTCGGCAACGCGGGTGCCCGAGCCCTGCCGGGCGGTCAGCCAGCCCTCGGCGACGAGTTCGGCGTACGCATCGGCGACCGTGTTGCGAGCCACGCCCAGGTCGGCGGCGAGCGAGCGATACGGCGGCAGCCGAGTGCCCGGGGCGAGCCTGCCACCGCGTACGGCCTCGCGCAGCGCCCGGATCAGCGCGGCCCGCCGGCCGCCCGGCCCGGACAGCTCCAGATGCAGGTCGGCGCCGATCCGCTCCGCAGAATTGACCCATGATTCCGCCATGGAAATGCACCCTACAGCCGGTCTTTCCGGCCCGTAGATTCATGGTCATGACGACGAACACGAACGCGAACGCGACGAACACGAACACGAACACGAACGCGAACGCGACGAACATGATCAACGCGACGACCGCCGTCCCCGCTCGCCTCGACTTCGCGAAGTCCGCCCCGAAGGTCTTCCGCGCCCTCGTCGGATTCGACGCGGCGGCCCGCGACGGGCTCGACCCCGCCCTCGTCGAACTGATCCAGATCCGCGCCTCCCACCTCAACCACTGCGCGTACTGCCTCCACATGCACACCAACGACGCCCGCAAGGCCGGCGAGAGCGAAGACCGGCTGCACATGGTCCCGGTGTGGCGCGAGGCCCGGCACTTCTTCACCGAGAGGGAGCGCGCGGCCCTCGCCCTGACGGAGGCGGTCACGCGCGTCGCCGACGCGGGTGTGCCCGACGACGTCTACGCGGAGGCCGCCGCCCACTTCGACGACCAGGAGCTGGCTCAGGTCCTGGCTCTCATCCTCACGATCAACACCTGGAACCGGGTCGCGCTGTCCACGGCGAAGGTGGCGGGCACGGACGAACGCCGCTGACCCGCCCGGCTTCGCAGGCCCGGAGCCGTCCGTACCGACCGGCGTAGCCCTACGCGATCATGGGGCGGTCGTACGGTCCGATCGGCGCCGGCAGCTGCGATGTCCCGGCCAGCGCGCGGTCCACGGCGGCCGCCACCGACCGCCCCTCGGCGATGGCCCACACGATGAGCGACTGGCCGCGGGCCGCGTCCCCGGCGACGAACACCTTGGGGACATTGGTCGCGAAGTCGGTGTCGCGGGTGATCGTGCCCCGCGCGTCGAGGACCAG is a window of Streptomyces mirabilis DNA encoding:
- a CDS encoding ATP-binding protein; the encoded protein is MASVIPSAPLGTDAAEDRSGLRAAAGVRPGAAAARRFRFELAAHPGSVAQARHLTRARLSGWDVSDDTCDTAVLVVSELVTNAIVHSASARVVCELHDGDDLVRIAVRDEGCAPDEPHPSPQRPEEEHGRGLLLVTAVCRSWGAQDTAPGLLVWADLPRSPAADATGAAAARSDLGWGARKPPADGRGTGTEASWGTEDSWRTEGSWRTEGSWRRETSWGTRTMGVPPIGRSRDRGRL
- a CDS encoding helix-turn-helix domain-containing protein, which produces MSEPRSAPTVGQVVLGRRLLDLRERVGLKREEAARILRVAPATVRRMEMAEVALKIPYLQLLLKSYGVSDEEAEAFVQLAEEANRPGWWQRFHDILPGWFSMYVSLEGAATLIRSYEPHFVPGILQTEEYARGVLKSGAIGQTRPEDIERHVALRMQRQNLLTREGAPRIWAVMDETALRRPVGGPEVMRAQIDKLIEATKLPNVTLQVVPFSTGPHPGTYGPFVLFRFAMPELPDMVYSEYLTGAVYLDERSEVATHLEVMDRMAAQAATAHRTKEILRDFRKEL
- a CDS encoding DUF397 domain-containing protein; the encoded protein is MDNIKQRIRNERIRDERIYNGMPARELGSEGWHKPWSGGNGGNCLEAMKLADGRIAVRQSADPDGPALIYTPGEMTAFIQGAKEGVADFLLS
- a CDS encoding PLP-dependent aminotransferase family protein; this translates as MAESWVNSAERIGADLHLELSGPGGRRAALIRALREAVRGGRLAPGTRLPPYRSLAADLGVARNTVADAYAELVAEGWLTARQGSGTRVAERAAPLGAPERVPKKAPPRARGPRHDLRQGTPDASSFPRAAWLASYRRTLQQAPNSAFGPGDPAGRVELREALAEYLARARGVRTEPGRIVICSGFAHALRLLFPGVLRGPLAVESYGLGFHRELLAAASVRTVPLPLDEDGAQVGELGRERAVLLTPAHQFPTGGPLHPERRAAAVDWARARGGVILEDDYDGEFRYDRKPVGAVQGLDPERVIHIGSVSKSLSPALRLGWMVLPRRYVDAVLAVKGEREAWASVLEQLTLADFLASGSYDRHVRRMRQRYRGRRDRLVAALVERAPHIEVTGIAAGLHAVLRLPPGTERSAVKAATWQGVALDGLAGFRHPEATMSAPDGLVVGYATPSEHAYGAALEALCGALPPGP
- a CDS encoding carboxymuconolactone decarboxylase family protein gives rise to the protein MTTNTNANATNTNTNTNANATNMINATTAVPARLDFAKSAPKVFRALVGFDAAARDGLDPALVELIQIRASHLNHCAYCLHMHTNDARKAGESEDRLHMVPVWREARHFFTERERAALALTEAVTRVADAGVPDDVYAEAAAHFDDQELAQVLALILTINTWNRVALSTAKVAGTDERR